One window of the Halictus rubicundus isolate RS-2024b chromosome 6, iyHalRubi1_principal, whole genome shotgun sequence genome contains the following:
- the LOC143354858 gene encoding uncharacterized protein LOC143354858 — MTYNSMTQLVSDGTGPLLDTYETLLAEIKRLRKRLICLESENAATSVKLNQQHREVKHRLAEIEMQIQTGSSWSVEDNERNRETYDAAIAKCLSNVDRFPSRYTGEDQEEPEGARISGRSSDTKSIGSLSQHFFESDEDEKFFGTCNGYASQPGSKSNLLLCSECDQKSRTCTYRPQTPGSYSSRYVEERFDDQLQTPGTSRSYRSPVRGSSPQPSQRDQETNGQSSSQSSFCCEQEYQVRQGWSKKHEQDSNGHDHYRDKLLDQEDELCELCHGNGREPQCEHCDCSSDGNLICFQCERDESSSNGRVCPRCEAGDRGMISGKSRSQRAAASSSDEGKYPVDAVVKIQVNDHAMDGDSDETTDNDVSGGQHHHRSPVERLDTIVEVKESLPVRMTRKMGVQR; from the exons ATGACTTATAACAGCATGACGCAGCTGGTGAGCGACGGTACGGGACCGTTGTTGGATACCTACGAGACGTTGCTGGCCGAGATCAAGCGTCTTCGGAAACGTCTGATCTGTTTGGAATCGGAGAACGCGGCGACGAGCGTCAAGCTGAACCAACAGCACCGGGAAGTGAAGCATCGATTAGCGGAAATTGAAATGCAGATTCAGACCGGAAGCTCGTGGAGCGTGGAAGACAACGAGAGGAATCGGGAGA CGTACGACGCGGCAATAGCGAAATGTCTgagcaacgttgaccgatttcctTCTAGATACACCGGGGAGGATCAAGAAGAGCCGGAGGGTGCCCGGATCTCGGGCCGATCGAGCGACACGAAGTCGATCGGCAGCCTCAGTCAGCACTTCTTCGAGAGCGACGAGGACGAGAAGTTCTTCGGGACGTGCAACGGGTACGCCTCCCAGCCGGGCAGCAAATCAAACTTGTTGCTATGTAGTGAGTGCGACCAGAAGTCTCGAACTTGCACGTACAGGCCGCAAACGCCCGGCTCGTACAGCAGCCGGTACGTGGAGGAGCGTTTCGACGATCAGCTTCAAACACCGGGTACCTCTCGGTCGTACAGAAGCCCGGTCCGCGGGTCGTCGCCTCAACCGTCTCAGCGGGATCAGGAGACGAACGGGCAGAGCTCCTCTCAGAGTTCGTTTTGCTGCGAGCAGGAGTATCAGGTTCGTCAGGGCTGGTCGAAGAAGCACGAGCAGGACTCGAACGGCCACGACCACTACCGGGACAAGCTCCTCGACCAGGAGGACGAGCTGTGCGAGCTTTGCCACGGGAACGGTCGGGAGCCGCAGTGCGAGCACTGCGATTGTTCCAGCGACGGCAACCTAATCTGCTTCCAGTGCGAGAGGGACGAGAGCTCGTCGAACGGCCGAGTTTGTCCTCGTTGCGAGGCCGGCGACAGAGGGATGATCTCCGGTAAATCGAGATCGCAGAGGGCTGCTGCATCCTCCAGCGACGAGGGAAAGTATCCGGTGGACGCCGTGGTGAAGATCCAGGTGAACGATCACGCCATGGACGGGGACTCCGACGAGACGACCGACAACGACGTATCCGGAGGTCAACACCATCACAGGAGCCCCGTCGAACGGCTAGACACCATAGTCGAGGTGAAGGAGTCACTGCCAGTGAGGATGACGAGGAAAATGGGGGTACAAAGATAA
- the Ef1a-f2 gene encoding elongation factor 1-alpha F2 — protein sequence MGKEKIHINIVVIGHVDSGKSTTTGHLIYKCGGIDKRTIEKFEKEAQEMGKGSFKYAWVLDKLKAERERGITIDIALWKFETSKYYVTIIDAPGHRDFIKNMITGTSQADCAVLIVAAGTGEFEAGISKNGQTREHALLAFTLGVKQLIVGVNKMDSTEPPYSEARFEEIKKEVSSYIKKIGYNPAAVAFVPISGWHGDNMLEVSSKMPWFKGWAVERKEGKADGKCLIEALDAILPPSRPTDKALRLPLQDVYKIGGIGTVPVGRVETGLLKPGMVVTFAPAGLTTEVKSVEMHHEALTEAVPGDNVGFNVKNVSVKELRRGYVAGDSKNNPPKGAADFTAQVIVLNHPGQISNGYTPVLDCHTAHIACKFHKIIEKCDRRTGKTTETEPKAIKSGDAAIVTLVPSKPMCVEAFQEFPPLGRFAVRDMRQTVAVGVIKAVTFKDATGGKVTKAAEKAQKKK from the exons ATGGGAAAGGAGAAGATCCATATTAATATAGTCGTTATCGGACACGTCGATTCCGGCAAGTCCACGACCACCGGTCATTTGATCTACAAATGCGGTGGTATCGACAAACGTACCATTGAAAAATTCGAGAAGGAAGCCCAGGAA ATGGGCAAAGGTTCCTTCAAGTATGCCTGGGTATTGGACAAACTGAAGGCTGAGCGTGAGCGTGGTATCACCATTGATATCGCCCTGTGGAAATTTGAAACCTCCAAATACTATGTAACCATCATCGATGCCCCTGGACACAGAGATTTCATCAAGAACATGATTACTGGTACATCTCAGGCCGATTGCGCGGTATTGATTGTCGCTGCCGGTACTGGTGAATTCGAAGCTGGTATTTCAAAGAACGGACAAACCCGTGAGCATGCTCTGCTCGCTTTCACTCTGGGTGTCAAGCAATTGATCGTTGGTGTGAACAAAATGGATTCTACTGAACCACCCTACTCCGAAGCCCGATTCGAAGAAATCAAGAAGGAAGTCTCATCCTACATTAAGAAAATCGGTTACAATCCAGCTGCTGTTGCATTCGTACCAATCTCTGGTTGGCACGGAGACAACATGTTGGAAGTTTCTTCCAAGATGCCTTGGTTCAAGGGATGGGCTGTGGAGCGTAAGGAAGGTAAGGCAGACGGAAAATGCCTTATTGAAGCTCTTGATGCCATTCTTCCACCTTCGAGACCTACGGACAAGGCTCTCCGTCTTCCTCTTCAG GACGTATACAAAATTGGAGGTATTGGAACAGTACCCGTCGGTCGTGTCGAAACTGGTCTCCTGAAACCCGGTATGGTCGTCACATTCGCACCTGCTGGTCTCACCACTGAAGTTAAGTCCGTTGAAATGCACCACGAAGCCTTGACGGAGGCTGTTCCCGGCGACAACGTTGGTTTCAACGTGAAGAACGTGTCTGTTAAGGAATTGCGTCGTGGTTACGTAGCTGGTGACTCGAAGAACAACCCACCTAAAGGTGCTGCTGATTTCACTGCACAG GTTATCGTGCTGAACCACCCTGGCCAAATTAGCAACGGATACACTCCAGTGTTGGATTGCCACACTGCCCACATCGCCTGCAAGTTCCACAAAATCATCGAGAAGTGCGACCGTCGTACCGGAAAAACCACCGAAACCGAACCGAAAGCCATCAAATCCGGAGATGCTGCTATCGTCACGCTTGTCCCGAGCAAACCCATGTGTGTCGAGGCTTTCCAAGAATTCCCACCCTTGGGGCGTTTCGCCGTTCGTGACATGCGTCAAACGGTGGCTGTAGGTGTCATCAAGGCCGTCACCTTCAAGGACGCCACGGGTGGCAAGGTCACCAAGGCTGCAGAGAAGGCCCAGAAGAAGAAATAA